From a single Pirellulaceae bacterium genomic region:
- a CDS encoding VWA domain-containing protein, with product MNFAHLTLLAGLAALAVPVVLHFLGRRQPQVIDFPALRFVRQTQMEHSRNWRLRHVLLLLLRMLLLAILAFALARPRVHSANLGSVVGIGGLVLLAALAGLAAAVARASQRPRGVWLSALLVALALLGSAAVWGLRTLQAGPALPSADSKAPVAAAVIIDTSPSMEYRAGNQTRLDAAKEMADWLIGRLPPDSQLGVLSDAPLGSLSQNPTGAANQVQLIQSTTPRVELLSRLRTAIDLVQANPLERKEVYLVTDLNVASWGTARPDLLSLVAASADRVLIQIIDVGVTDAVNRQLGDVQTDYYTLPIDSDATFRVPVAQVGGVTDAQETLTVELWQQTIDPRLPVINDGQLKTSSSQIVDRQVVSLTGAGAAEVSLSAKRLSEGVHHFSVRLDHSDPLTVDNQRFVTISVQKQQPTLIVADDPEIGRIMWLVLNPRDTGLNEDSSVSVVNFRQLSQVEWTKYSVLALYDPPSLADSVVDALHKRISDGAGLLLVLGPALESLSGALDNTPVGRLLPGQQTQLVSRAKSDRSAFWQPATLAHPVYHDLEVPAGDIAWQLMPIFRNWNFQRLHDNTQVLATLSTTQSPLLTVQPHGSGQIMTLTTPIPELEQPSRSVWNELWIADQFWWAYGILSGSLRTLSGGDQTSANFLAGQRVRLRNDTTLWPSRWDLFTPTAQRQALQSVDGWLDAGAHWPPGTYYLRGTLRVPVSRGFSINVPAADTTMKRIDSDTLDRLLGTGTYRVARERQQVESSVVQARYGQELFPLLMLFVAAIFLGEQVMSNRFYKIKLQFGKRTYRGSD from the coding sequence ATGAATTTTGCACACCTGACGTTGTTGGCAGGCCTAGCGGCGCTGGCGGTCCCCGTGGTCCTCCACTTTCTAGGTCGGCGACAGCCGCAGGTTATCGACTTTCCAGCCTTGCGGTTTGTGCGTCAAACGCAGATGGAGCACAGCCGAAACTGGCGCCTGCGGCATGTCCTGTTGTTGCTCTTGCGGATGTTGTTGTTGGCCATCCTGGCATTTGCACTCGCCCGGCCTCGCGTTCATAGTGCCAACCTGGGCAGTGTGGTGGGCATTGGTGGACTTGTGCTGCTTGCGGCATTGGCAGGCTTGGCCGCAGCGGTGGCCCGGGCCTCACAGCGTCCGCGCGGCGTTTGGCTGAGCGCGCTGCTGGTGGCGCTGGCGCTGCTGGGCAGTGCTGCAGTGTGGGGCCTGCGCACGTTGCAGGCGGGGCCGGCTTTGCCTTCGGCAGATTCGAAAGCTCCCGTGGCCGCAGCAGTCATCATCGATACCAGCCCGTCGATGGAGTATCGTGCGGGCAATCAAACGCGACTCGATGCCGCCAAGGAAATGGCGGATTGGCTGATCGGTCGCCTGCCACCGGACAGCCAACTGGGAGTGCTGAGCGATGCACCCCTGGGTTCGTTGTCACAAAATCCTACAGGTGCCGCAAATCAAGTGCAGTTGATTCAAAGCACAACGCCTCGAGTCGAACTGCTTTCGCGCCTGCGAACCGCCATCGATTTGGTGCAAGCCAATCCACTGGAACGCAAGGAAGTCTACCTGGTTACCGATTTGAATGTGGCGTCCTGGGGCACCGCGCGCCCGGATCTGTTAAGTCTCGTCGCCGCATCGGCTGATCGAGTGCTGATTCAGATTATCGATGTGGGTGTGACCGATGCCGTTAACCGACAATTGGGCGATGTGCAAACGGATTATTACACCTTGCCGATCGACAGCGACGCAACCTTCCGGGTTCCCGTTGCCCAGGTTGGCGGAGTGACCGATGCCCAGGAGACCTTGACGGTTGAATTGTGGCAGCAAACGATTGACCCTCGCTTGCCAGTTATCAATGACGGACAACTGAAAACCTCCTCCAGTCAGATCGTTGATCGTCAAGTTGTCTCACTAACGGGTGCAGGAGCAGCCGAGGTTTCCTTGTCGGCCAAACGACTATCGGAAGGCGTTCACCACTTTTCAGTGCGTTTGGATCACAGCGATCCGCTGACCGTTGACAACCAGCGGTTTGTGACCATTTCTGTTCAGAAACAACAGCCAACGTTGATCGTTGCCGACGATCCCGAAATTGGTCGTATCATGTGGCTGGTACTCAATCCGCGTGACACCGGTCTCAACGAAGACTCGTCTGTAAGCGTCGTGAATTTTCGGCAATTGTCACAAGTTGAGTGGACTAAGTATTCAGTACTTGCGCTCTACGATCCTCCCAGTCTTGCAGATTCCGTCGTTGATGCACTTCACAAACGTATTTCCGACGGAGCCGGATTGTTGCTGGTACTGGGTCCGGCGTTGGAATCGTTGTCGGGCGCGTTGGACAACACACCTGTTGGCCGCTTGCTGCCTGGCCAGCAAACGCAGCTTGTCAGCCGCGCTAAGTCCGATCGCAGTGCTTTCTGGCAGCCAGCCACTCTAGCACATCCGGTGTATCATGATCTGGAAGTACCTGCCGGCGACATAGCCTGGCAGTTGATGCCTATCTTTCGCAACTGGAATTTTCAGCGGTTGCACGATAACACACAGGTTCTGGCGACTCTTTCAACAACTCAATCACCGCTGCTGACCGTTCAACCTCACGGTTCCGGCCAGATCATGACGCTGACGACGCCCATTCCGGAACTTGAGCAGCCGTCGCGCAGCGTGTGGAATGAGCTGTGGATTGCCGACCAGTTCTGGTGGGCTTATGGTATATTGTCGGGCAGCCTACGCACGCTCAGTGGCGGCGACCAAACGTCCGCCAATTTTCTGGCCGGACAGCGCGTGCGACTCAGAAATGATACCACGCTGTGGCCGAGTCGCTGGGATCTATTCACGCCTACGGCCCAACGTCAAGCGTTGCAGTCCGTTGACGGCTGGTTGGATGCTGGAGCCCATTGGCCGCCGGGCACCTATTATCTGCGCGGTACGCTACGAGTCCCCGTGTCACGCGGATTTTCAATCAACGTGCCAGCCGCTGACACGACCATGAAGCGTATCGACTCGGATACGCTCGATCGTTTGTTGGGCACAGGCACCTATCGGGTAGCTCGTGAGCGTCAGCAGGTGGAGAGCAGCGTGGTCCAGGCGCGTTACGGCCAGGAGTTGTTTCCACTGTTGATGCTGTTTGTGGC
- a CDS encoding DUF58 domain-containing protein translates to MVAVKQYLKPELAAQIKRLDLRAQMIVRGFLQGLHASPFHGFSVEFSEHRRYAAGDDPKDIDWIAYAKTDKYYVKKFESETNITGYLAIDLSQSMNYTYRQTLTKLDYSICLAAALAYLMISQQDPVGLVTFDTKLGACVPPRSRRSQLPIILSQLTKLKVAGETDLASSLTQLASMLRHRSLIMLFSDLLTEPQPMLRALRSLRHVGHDLIVFHVLDEAEVTFPFQGPLQLRDPETGQSENVLAANAAADYRQRIQEFCQQLDRDLTEAGIDYVPLDTSQLYDKALMEYLLRRRGRF, encoded by the coding sequence ATGGTCGCCGTCAAGCAGTACCTGAAACCCGAATTGGCCGCGCAAATCAAGCGTCTTGACTTACGTGCGCAGATGATTGTCCGTGGTTTCTTGCAGGGGCTGCATGCCAGCCCATTTCATGGCTTCAGTGTAGAATTCAGTGAGCATCGGCGCTACGCCGCAGGCGACGATCCGAAAGATATCGACTGGATCGCCTACGCCAAAACCGATAAGTACTACGTCAAGAAGTTCGAGTCGGAGACGAACATTACTGGCTATTTGGCGATCGATCTCAGCCAGTCGATGAACTATACCTATCGACAAACCTTGACCAAATTGGACTATTCGATCTGCCTGGCTGCCGCCTTGGCCTATCTGATGATTAGCCAGCAAGATCCGGTTGGGTTGGTTACGTTTGATACCAAGCTGGGAGCCTGCGTGCCGCCTCGTAGTCGGCGCAGCCAATTGCCGATCATCCTTAGCCAGCTCACAAAGCTAAAAGTCGCGGGTGAGACCGATTTAGCCAGCTCGTTGACACAGTTAGCATCGATGCTCCGCCATCGCAGCTTGATCATGTTGTTTAGCGACTTGCTGACGGAGCCACAGCCAATGTTGCGTGCATTGCGCAGCCTGCGCCATGTCGGTCATGATTTAATTGTGTTTCATGTACTGGATGAAGCTGAAGTTACCTTTCCATTTCAAGGCCCTCTACAACTGCGTGATCCTGAAACTGGCCAATCCGAAAACGTGTTGGCTGCAAATGCCGCCGCCGACTATCGTCAGCGAATTCAAGAATTTTGCCAGCAACTGGACCGCGATCTGACAGAAGCCGGTATCGACTACGTGCCGTTGGATACCAGTCAACTGTACGACAAGGCGCTGATGGAGTACCTGCTCAGACGTCGCGGGCGGTTTTAG
- a CDS encoding MoxR family ATPase codes for MLREFREHRDTIRQELAKIIIGQDEVIEQLLAAIFTRGHCLLEGVPGLAKTLLVSTLARIVDVSFNRVQFTPDLMPSDITGTNVLDEDENGRRQFNFVQGPIFTNILLADEINRTPPKTQAALLQAMQEREVSVGRMTYSLPDPFFTIATQNPIEQEGTYPLPEAQLDRFMFNIIVDYPSLEEEEQILLATTRHEKPEVQKILSARAILNIQKLVQSVAVSPYVVKYVAHLVRATRPRDDRAPIFVREMVDWGAGPRAGQFLINGAKAVAAMDGRFSVGVEDIRRVAVPVLRHRISTNFQAQADGLDSQQIVARLVKEIPAPEIPKFESPPQR; via the coding sequence TTGTTGCGCGAGTTCCGAGAACATCGCGACACCATCCGCCAAGAACTGGCCAAAATCATTATCGGCCAGGATGAGGTCATTGAGCAATTGTTGGCCGCGATTTTTACCCGCGGACATTGTCTGCTGGAAGGCGTGCCAGGACTAGCCAAGACGTTATTGGTCAGCACGCTGGCCAGGATCGTGGATGTCAGCTTCAATCGTGTGCAGTTCACGCCCGACCTGATGCCGTCGGATATCACGGGTACCAACGTCTTGGACGAAGACGAAAATGGCCGCCGCCAATTCAATTTTGTTCAAGGGCCAATTTTCACGAATATCTTGCTAGCGGATGAAATCAACCGCACGCCCCCCAAAACGCAAGCCGCTCTGCTGCAAGCCATGCAAGAGCGTGAAGTGTCTGTAGGACGCATGACCTACTCGCTGCCAGATCCCTTCTTCACCATTGCGACTCAAAACCCCATTGAGCAGGAGGGCACCTATCCGTTGCCGGAGGCCCAGTTGGACCGCTTTATGTTCAACATTATCGTGGACTATCCTTCCCTGGAAGAAGAAGAACAGATTCTGTTGGCCACCACGCGCCACGAAAAACCCGAAGTCCAAAAAATACTGTCGGCGCGTGCCATTTTGAATATTCAGAAACTGGTGCAAAGCGTGGCGGTTAGCCCTTATGTGGTCAAGTACGTTGCGCATTTGGTTCGGGCAACCCGACCGCGTGATGATCGAGCCCCAATCTTTGTGCGAGAAATGGTGGATTGGGGAGCCGGGCCGCGCGCGGGTCAGTTCTTGATCAATGGTGCCAAGGCGGTTGCGGCTATGGATGGACGATTTAGCGTGGGTGTCGAGGACATTCGTCGCGTGGCCGTGCCCGTGCTACGACATCGGATCAGTACAAATTTTCAAGCCCAAGCCGATGGCCTGGATAGTCAACAGATTGTGGCTCGATTGGTCAAAGAGATTCCAGCGCCTGAAATCCCCAAATTTGAATCGCCTCCTCAACGCTAA
- a CDS encoding DUF4159 domain-containing protein, which yields MQRSLGIVSVSLIILTLVTLCGTACAQTEPTPAQVQRCIDRARDLLISQQRDDGGWPELNEYPYGVSGLATLALLSAGLSPDAPAIQRALGYVSQRELEKVYTVSLQTMALCAANPNRYAQLIQRNVRWLVKAQSSDGGWSYTTGAGAMSDPSNAQFALLALHEAQRVGIRPDVAEMKKCFDAARSYWMRAQGRDGGFAYISGGAPSASMTSAGVASLVIVGAQADQFEASVADQIRCCGQDPLQNQARIEAALAWLGQNFNPHTNAGGSDAHYLYYMYALERAGRLAGRRFLIGREGRQVDWYREGAHALIKRQDESGNFGTKTLGNSASEIAFGLLFLSKGKRQVVLNRLQFDPGLDWNHHPQSTQNLVGHCEQAWKRDLTWQTVRLQRATMQDLLEAPVLLISGTAAPHFSREEKLLLKRYVQEQGGFLFFEACHGNGCRGEEFEKYVQQLVVELFEQPLEKLPPDHPVWSCQARIAPQDLPPDAWLYGVQTCCRLGVVFVPYSLSCRWELNLPYGNRPDYGTRVQSDLDTATKIGLNVLTYATGKELKDKLDSVSILEEVVNKNPSQRGLFELPILMHSAGADDAPRAVKTLIQWLNQEIPFPMSSRKRLIPIEADELARNPVVFMHGRGKLELSAQEREALRQHFQAGGFLICNAICGDEAFGDSFRAQMQTILGQALKPLDIQHPLLTEQYHGFDIRQLSIIDPNRDSAGQISATTRKIAPVIEVGYADGRIVVAFSPLDMSCALESRHSLQCKGYVREDAARLGINLIMFALQQ from the coding sequence ATGCAGCGGTCGCTGGGCATTGTCTCCGTAAGCTTAATCATTCTAACGCTTGTAACGCTCTGTGGCACGGCCTGCGCCCAGACCGAGCCGACACCGGCCCAAGTCCAGCGGTGTATTGATCGCGCCAGAGATCTGCTCATCAGCCAACAGCGCGACGACGGCGGTTGGCCAGAGCTGAACGAATATCCGTACGGCGTCTCCGGCTTGGCCACGCTGGCTTTGCTGAGTGCTGGGCTGAGTCCCGACGCACCCGCCATCCAGCGCGCTCTGGGCTATGTGAGTCAACGCGAATTGGAAAAGGTTTACACCGTCTCGTTGCAAACGATGGCACTATGTGCTGCCAATCCCAATCGCTATGCGCAATTGATTCAACGCAACGTCCGGTGGTTGGTCAAAGCACAATCGTCCGATGGTGGGTGGAGTTACACGACGGGTGCCGGAGCCATGTCGGACCCATCAAACGCTCAGTTCGCACTGCTGGCGTTGCACGAAGCACAACGAGTCGGCATTCGTCCCGATGTGGCAGAGATGAAGAAGTGCTTCGATGCAGCGCGCAGTTATTGGATGCGAGCGCAAGGTCGTGACGGCGGCTTTGCGTATATCTCTGGTGGCGCCCCATCTGCCAGCATGACCTCGGCCGGTGTGGCTTCGCTAGTTATTGTGGGAGCACAGGCCGATCAGTTTGAAGCGTCGGTGGCCGATCAGATTCGCTGCTGCGGTCAGGATCCGCTCCAGAATCAAGCACGCATCGAAGCAGCCCTGGCTTGGCTCGGACAGAATTTCAACCCGCACACCAACGCCGGTGGATCAGATGCACACTATCTGTACTACATGTACGCTCTGGAGCGGGCAGGACGCCTGGCAGGCCGACGTTTTTTAATCGGCCGTGAGGGCCGACAAGTGGACTGGTATCGTGAGGGCGCTCACGCGCTCATCAAACGGCAAGACGAATCGGGAAACTTTGGAACCAAGACGCTTGGCAACAGCGCCAGCGAGATAGCGTTTGGTCTGCTGTTCCTGTCCAAAGGCAAACGCCAGGTCGTACTCAATCGCTTGCAGTTCGATCCTGGATTGGATTGGAATCATCACCCACAATCAACTCAGAATCTCGTGGGCCACTGTGAACAGGCTTGGAAGCGCGATTTAACTTGGCAGACCGTGCGATTGCAACGAGCCACCATGCAGGATCTGCTGGAAGCGCCAGTGCTGCTGATTTCAGGAACAGCAGCACCCCATTTCAGTCGCGAGGAAAAGCTACTGCTCAAACGCTATGTCCAAGAGCAAGGGGGCTTTCTGTTCTTCGAGGCCTGCCACGGTAATGGTTGTCGTGGTGAAGAATTTGAAAAGTATGTCCAGCAACTCGTTGTTGAACTGTTTGAACAGCCGTTGGAGAAACTGCCCCCCGATCATCCAGTTTGGAGCTGCCAAGCTCGCATCGCGCCACAGGATTTGCCGCCAGACGCTTGGTTGTATGGTGTTCAGACCTGTTGTCGATTGGGCGTCGTGTTCGTGCCGTACAGTTTATCTTGCCGCTGGGAGCTGAACCTGCCTTACGGGAATCGCCCAGACTACGGTACACGCGTGCAAAGTGACTTGGATACTGCCACCAAGATCGGCCTGAACGTGTTGACCTACGCGACAGGCAAGGAGTTGAAGGACAAACTGGATTCGGTCAGCATTCTCGAAGAGGTAGTCAACAAAAACCCCAGCCAACGCGGACTGTTTGAACTGCCCATCTTAATGCACTCGGCAGGCGCCGACGATGCACCGCGCGCCGTAAAGACGTTGATCCAGTGGCTGAATCAAGAGATTCCGTTTCCGATGAGTAGTCGGAAGCGATTGATTCCGATTGAAGCGGATGAGCTAGCTCGCAACCCCGTTGTCTTCATGCATGGTCGCGGCAAGTTGGAGCTGTCGGCTCAGGAACGAGAAGCGTTGCGGCAGCATTTTCAAGCTGGTGGATTTCTGATTTGCAATGCAATCTGCGGCGACGAAGCATTTGGCGACAGCTTCCGCGCGCAGATGCAGACGATTCTGGGTCAAGCGCTCAAACCGCTGGATATCCAGCACCCGCTGCTGACGGAACAATATCACGGTTTCGACATTCGGCAATTATCGATCATCGATCCCAACCGCGATAGCGCTGGACAAATATCGGCTACCACACGCAAAATCGCGCCCGTGATCGAGGTCGGTTATGCGGATGGACGGATCGTGGTTGCGTTTTCACCGCTGGACATGAGCTGCGCGCTAGAGAGTCGCCATTCATTGCAATGCAAAGGTTACGTGCGCGAAGATGCAGCGCGACTGGGCATCAATCTGATTATGTTTGCTTTACAGCAATGA
- a CDS encoding methyltransferase domain-containing protein yields MNADNPCQLPSLRLAQAQATWLSSARSRLLRAADIHRARHILDLGCGWGGTSIELARRSAATVIGLDHQPTAIAYAQSQTPSELQGRLSYCLASAHQIPLPDDSVDVVFTQCSLLWIKDVRRVLGECQRVLASGGRMAMIEPDYGGLMEHPPQIAARDLWMEALAERGADPLVGRQLLSYCTAAGLSCQAYLLDRYLHPQAEYLKFLGELPLADTQRDELNRIQAATQQRSSEQLTVHLPYWLVIAVKQT; encoded by the coding sequence ATGAATGCCGATAATCCCTGTCAATTGCCGTCGTTGCGCTTGGCGCAAGCCCAAGCCACTTGGCTTAGCTCCGCGCGGTCACGACTATTGCGCGCGGCTGATATACACCGAGCTCGCCACATATTAGATTTGGGCTGTGGCTGGGGGGGCACTTCAATCGAATTGGCTCGACGCAGCGCAGCGACCGTCATTGGTCTGGATCACCAGCCAACAGCCATCGCGTATGCTCAGTCGCAGACCCCTTCCGAACTACAAGGTCGATTGTCCTATTGTCTGGCCAGCGCGCATCAAATTCCACTCCCCGATGACTCTGTGGACGTGGTCTTTACGCAATGTTCCCTGTTGTGGATCAAAGACGTTCGGCGAGTGCTGGGCGAGTGCCAGCGGGTACTAGCGTCAGGCGGTCGAATGGCGATGATCGAGCCGGACTATGGCGGGCTGATGGAGCACCCACCGCAAATTGCCGCTCGCGATTTGTGGATGGAAGCACTCGCCGAGCGCGGTGCCGACCCATTGGTTGGAAGACAATTGCTCAGCTACTGCACCGCTGCCGGCCTGAGCTGCCAAGCATATCTGTTGGACCGCTACCTGCATCCACAAGCCGAGTACCTGAAGTTCTTAGGCGAACTGCCACTGGCCGACACACAGCGCGACGAATTGAATCGGATTCAAGCAGCCACGCAACAACGGTCCTCCGAACAATTGACGGTACACTTGCCTTACTGGCTAGTCATTGCTGTAAAGCAAACATAA
- a CDS encoding NAD(P)-dependent oxidoreductase, which translates to MQPCDIAFIGTGVMGASMAGHLLRAGHRLHVYNRTRHKANTLVEAGARWHDGFAPAAGAADVVITMLGFPDDVQAAYLGSNGIVAHARPGALLIDMTTSSPRLAQQIAQAAQRRDLMALDAPVSGGDIGAREARLVIMVGGVQAAFERAKPLFELMGQHIALLGPAGSGQHCKLANQIAGAIGMLAWCEALAYADRAGLDAAAVQACVAGGAAGSWAMTNLAPRALQGNFQPGFYVKHILKDIGIALESAAQLGLELPGMQEAQRQYERVVGMGWENLGTQALYRLYTES; encoded by the coding sequence ATGCAGCCGTGTGACATTGCTTTTATTGGAACTGGAGTAATGGGAGCCAGCATGGCTGGACACCTACTGCGAGCCGGACATCGACTGCACGTCTATAACCGAACTCGCCACAAGGCCAACACACTCGTCGAAGCTGGCGCTCGCTGGCATGATGGCTTTGCGCCAGCGGCTGGGGCGGCTGACGTCGTGATTACCATGCTAGGTTTTCCAGACGACGTACAAGCTGCTTATTTGGGGTCAAACGGAATTGTGGCGCACGCTCGCCCCGGCGCTTTGCTGATCGATATGACGACCTCTAGTCCTCGATTGGCTCAACAGATCGCTCAAGCTGCCCAGCGGCGAGATTTGATGGCTCTGGACGCACCGGTTTCGGGAGGCGATATCGGTGCGCGCGAAGCACGGTTGGTGATCATGGTGGGCGGTGTGCAGGCGGCATTCGAGCGAGCTAAGCCCCTGTTCGAATTGATGGGCCAGCACATCGCACTGCTGGGCCCTGCCGGTTCTGGCCAACACTGCAAGCTGGCCAATCAAATCGCCGGAGCAATCGGCATGTTGGCGTGGTGTGAGGCGCTGGCTTATGCTGATCGAGCTGGTTTGGATGCTGCTGCCGTCCAAGCCTGTGTCGCCGGCGGCGCAGCAGGCAGCTGGGCAATGACCAACTTGGCTCCACGGGCGTTGCAAGGTAATTTTCAACCCGGTTTTTACGTCAAACATATCTTGAAGGATATTGGCATCGCCCTGGAAAGCGCTGCCCAACTGGGACTGGAGCTGCCTGGAATGCAAGAAGCACAGCGGCAATACGAACGAGTCGTCGGCATGGGTTGGGAAAACCTTGGCACGCAAGCACTGTACCGGTTGTACACGGAAAGCTAA
- a CDS encoding DUF1080 domain-containing protein — translation MRLDLTMRYWPILRGVGLGLLIAHLTSTGKQLAAQQDPDTSAWTLLFNGHDLHGWVPVNVAPDTFSARDGMIVSTGKPTGVMRTEKMYENFIVELQWRHMQPGGNAGLFLWGDGLPAPGIPFSRGIEVQILDNAFNIPGKNQWYTTHGDLFPIHGAKMTPRGRVAKSGTRSFPSHEFSKSSPEWNHYRVVANHGCVTLSVNGQQVTEGIACWPRKGYICLESEGSECHFRDIRIQELPSTGVSDADTARAADGWLPLFTGINLDNWIVPEGDGGHWRVVDEVIDYDALSEAPGDKSLWSAREYNDFQLIVDWRIKEAPFVNSQVPQILSDGSEAVDAQGQPVLLSLADADSGIFLRGQGTYQVNIWCWPIGSGEMYGVRRDPKMPPEVRAAVTPKVKADHPIGQWNRFEITVLGRSVSVILNDTTVIDKAFIPDMPPRGRIALQHHGSQQDGQWTSSPSLVQFRNIMIKEL, via the coding sequence GCTAGGGTTGCTCATCGCGCACCTGACATCGACTGGCAAGCAGTTAGCCGCTCAACAAGATCCTGATACATCGGCCTGGACGCTCTTGTTCAATGGTCACGATCTACACGGCTGGGTGCCAGTCAACGTCGCGCCGGATACATTCTCGGCACGCGACGGCATGATCGTCTCGACCGGTAAGCCGACAGGCGTGATGCGCACTGAGAAAATGTACGAGAACTTTATCGTCGAACTCCAGTGGAGACATATGCAGCCCGGCGGAAACGCAGGACTGTTTTTGTGGGGAGATGGCCTTCCGGCTCCAGGCATTCCGTTTAGTCGTGGAATCGAAGTGCAGATTCTGGACAACGCGTTCAATATTCCCGGCAAGAATCAGTGGTACACAACACATGGCGACCTGTTTCCCATTCATGGTGCCAAGATGACGCCCAGGGGACGAGTAGCCAAGAGCGGCACTCGCAGTTTTCCCAGCCACGAGTTCAGCAAGAGTTCGCCGGAATGGAATCACTATCGTGTCGTTGCCAATCATGGATGCGTGACGCTGTCAGTCAATGGCCAGCAGGTAACGGAAGGCATCGCGTGTTGGCCACGCAAAGGCTACATCTGCTTGGAGTCGGAAGGTTCCGAATGCCATTTCCGCGACATTCGTATTCAGGAATTGCCGTCGACCGGAGTGTCCGATGCAGACACCGCACGAGCTGCCGACGGTTGGTTGCCGCTGTTTACCGGAATAAACCTGGATAACTGGATTGTGCCAGAGGGTGATGGGGGACATTGGCGCGTAGTCGACGAAGTGATCGACTACGATGCGCTCAGCGAAGCCCCAGGCGACAAGTCGTTGTGGTCAGCACGCGAATACAATGACTTTCAACTAATCGTCGATTGGCGCATCAAGGAAGCCCCGTTTGTCAATTCCCAGGTTCCACAGATTCTGTCCGACGGCAGCGAAGCGGTCGACGCGCAAGGACAACCGGTGCTACTGAGTCTGGCCGATGCCGATTCTGGGATTTTTTTGCGTGGCCAAGGCACGTATCAAGTCAATATTTGGTGTTGGCCTATCGGATCGGGTGAAATGTACGGCGTGCGCCGCGATCCAAAGATGCCACCGGAAGTTCGAGCTGCGGTAACACCCAAGGTCAAAGCTGATCATCCGATTGGCCAATGGAATCGCTTTGAAATCACAGTGTTAGGCAGGTCAGTCAGTGTAATCTTAAACGACACGACAGTCATCGACAAAGCGTTCATTCCCGACATGCCGCCTCGCGGGCGCATCGCTCTGCAGCACCACGGAAGCCAGCAGGACGGACAATGGACCAGTTCGCCGTCGCTCGTGCAGTTCCGCAATATCATGATCAAAGAGCTGTAG